One window of Helicobacter winghamensis ATCC BAA-430 genomic DNA carries:
- a CDS encoding cation diffusion facilitator family transporter, protein MLENLPHNCLIHPEIKKPKISIQRKATIVSSFVACVLICVKFIAGILSGSVAILASAIDSLLDLSASLFNLYAITKAEKPADLKFNYGRGKIESLAAVIEGSVILVSGIFILYQSLKKIVLGSELARLDLSLYVMVFSFILTTLLVLYLSYVAKISNNLVIKADALHYKTDILSNGAVLVALVIVKLTGLSIIDALFGIAIGLYVGYSAFGLLKEGVLVLLDRALDDDKQDEIKAILDSTKEVQSYHDLKTRQSGDTYFVEVHLVFSPEILLRDAHSIADAIECKIQNLKGNWVVITHLDPYDDEGASACSI, encoded by the coding sequence ATGCTTGAGAATTTACCGCATAATTGTTTAATTCATCCAGAAATTAAAAAGCCAAAGATAAGCATTCAGCGTAAGGCTACAATTGTATCAAGCTTTGTGGCGTGTGTGCTAATTTGTGTGAAGTTTATCGCTGGAATCTTAAGTGGTTCTGTGGCGATTCTTGCAAGTGCTATTGATTCTTTACTTGATCTATCAGCTTCATTGTTTAATCTCTATGCAATCACAAAGGCGGAAAAACCAGCAGATTTAAAGTTTAATTATGGGAGAGGAAAGATAGAATCACTTGCCGCAGTGATTGAAGGGAGTGTGATTTTAGTTTCTGGGATTTTTATCCTTTATCAATCGCTAAAGAAAATCGTGTTAGGAAGTGAGTTGGCACGCCTTGATTTATCCTTGTATGTGATGGTTTTTTCTTTTATCTTAACAACTTTGCTTGTGCTGTATCTTAGTTATGTAGCAAAGATAAGTAATAATTTAGTGATAAAAGCTGATGCGTTGCATTATAAAACGGATATTTTAAGTAATGGCGCGGTGCTTGTAGCGCTTGTGATTGTGAAGCTAACAGGACTTAGCATAATTGACGCACTCTTTGGAATTGCAATTGGGCTGTATGTAGGGTATTCTGCATTTGGATTATTAAAAGAAGGGGTGTTAGTTTTGCTGGATCGCGCATTAGATGATGACAAACAAGATGAGATAAAAGCTATTTTAGATTCCACAAAAGAGGTACAAAGTTACCACGATTTAAAAACTAGACAAAGTGGAGATACATATTTTGTAGAGGTGCATTTGGTATTTAGCCCAGAGATTTTGTTAAGAGATGCACATAGTATTGCAGATGCCATAGAGTGTAAAATACAGAATCTAAAAGGAAATTGGGTTGTGATAACACACCTTGATCCTTATGATGATGAAGGGGCTAGTGCGTGCAGTATTTGA
- the lpxC gene encoding UDP-3-O-acyl-N-acetylglucosamine deacetylase: MRQQTIAKKVELVGIGLHKGVPVRMILEPLEENCGIHFYRSDVGVSIPLKPESVVDTTMATVIAKDGHKVSTIEHLLSAIHAYGIDNLKIVLDNEEVPIMDGSSIGYCMLLEEAGVIKQKATKKILKIKAPIEVKDGDKFVRFEPSELCVFDFSIHFSHPAIGTQSYKFNFSTKNYKEEIARARTFGFLNEVQYLRSIGLALGGSLENAIVLDESSILNKDGLRYKEEFVRHKILDAIGDMALLGIPLLGAYVSYAGSHKLNHLLTKKLFENSDAYEILESKEAQQVYEYALQNA; the protein is encoded by the coding sequence ATGAGACAACAAACTATAGCAAAAAAAGTCGAGTTAGTAGGGATTGGCTTACACAAAGGTGTTCCTGTGAGAATGATATTAGAGCCTTTGGAGGAAAATTGTGGAATCCATTTTTATCGGAGTGATGTGGGCGTTAGCATACCGCTAAAGCCTGAAAGTGTGGTAGATACAACAATGGCAACGGTGATTGCAAAAGATGGGCATAAAGTTTCAACCATAGAGCATTTACTCTCAGCAATCCACGCTTATGGGATTGATAACCTTAAAATTGTGCTAGATAATGAAGAAGTGCCGATAATGGATGGGAGTAGCATAGGGTATTGTATGCTTTTAGAGGAAGCGGGCGTAATCAAGCAAAAGGCAACTAAAAAAATTTTAAAGATTAAAGCTCCTATTGAAGTTAAAGATGGTGATAAATTTGTGCGTTTTGAGCCTAGTGAGCTTTGTGTGTTTGATTTTTCTATCCATTTTTCACACCCAGCGATTGGCACACAGAGTTATAAATTTAACTTTTCTACGAAAAATTATAAAGAAGAAATTGCGCGTGCTAGGACTTTTGGCTTTTTAAACGAAGTGCAATATTTGCGTTCTATTGGATTGGCGCTTGGTGGTTCGCTAGAAAATGCGATTGTGCTTGATGAATCTAGCATTTTAAATAAAGATGGTTTGCGTTATAAAGAAGAGTTTGTGCGCCATAAGATTTTAGATGCTATTGGCGATATGGCATTGCTTGGAATCCCGCTCCTTGGGGCGTATGTATCTTATGCAGGAAGTCATAAGCTTAATCATTTGCTAACCAAAAAACTCTTTGAAAATAGTGATGCTTATGAAATTTTAGAAAGCAAAGAAGCGCAACAAGTCTATGAGTATGCTTTGCAAAATGCATAA
- a CDS encoding M23 family metallopeptidase, with product MRNPKMKSGFVKILGLIVVLVLIGGGIFALTSDSFEKEAPKIVIKDKAVWNLKESFPIEISDNLGIKSYSVALIENGNRIPLEAQQINAQDAMCVAKNANISQLAQNLITNTPIKSFCIGIQKPAGIKNNTKFITLEVSVTDTSKWNLFKGNTTTQQFNIAIDTKKPQLAVVANSYKITQGGSALVIFRASDENLENLVITNGNLEFKAQPFYREGFYIALIAWSKLHENFTPKIIAQDSAGNVSIVPIGYFQQKKQYKDSTIPLTDSFVDGKISTLVEEIGEKSLGEFENKVDIFRYINESVREQSFDRIFKVASSFDIESVVENFAIKPFTPLRNGAVMASFGDHRRFTYQGEIVSESNHMGLDLASIKQAPVILSNPGIVTLNEFVGIDGNSVVVYHGLGLSTLYAHLTASDVSVGDVLESNVKIANTGNTGLALGDHLHFSVLVQGYEVWNAEWMDSNWIKLNITDVINEAKTIINQIQGS from the coding sequence ATGCGCAATCCAAAAATGAAAAGTGGTTTTGTGAAGATTTTAGGTTTGATTGTTGTTTTAGTTTTAATTGGTGGGGGGATTTTTGCTTTAACTTCTGATTCTTTTGAGAAAGAAGCACCAAAGATTGTAATTAAAGACAAGGCAGTGTGGAATCTTAAGGAATCTTTTCCTATTGAAATTAGCGATAATCTAGGCATTAAAAGTTATAGTGTCGCATTAATTGAAAATGGTAATAGAATTCCACTTGAAGCACAACAAATCAATGCACAAGATGCAATGTGTGTAGCAAAAAATGCAAATATCTCTCAGCTAGCGCAAAATCTCATTACAAATACTCCGATAAAAAGCTTTTGTATTGGAATCCAAAAGCCAGCAGGAATTAAAAATAACACAAAGTTTATTACTCTTGAAGTAAGCGTTACAGATACAAGCAAATGGAATCTTTTTAAAGGCAATACAACAACACAGCAATTTAACATTGCCATTGATACAAAAAAGCCACAATTAGCAGTGGTAGCAAATTCTTATAAAATCACGCAAGGTGGGAGCGCACTTGTGATTTTTCGCGCAAGTGATGAAAATTTAGAAAACCTTGTAATTACTAATGGAAACTTGGAATTTAAAGCACAGCCTTTTTATAGGGAGGGCTTTTATATCGCGTTAATTGCTTGGTCAAAGTTACACGAGAATTTTACGCCAAAAATCATCGCACAAGATAGCGCGGGCAATGTTAGTATTGTGCCTATTGGCTATTTTCAGCAAAAGAAACAATACAAAGATTCCACGATTCCACTTACTGATTCCTTTGTGGATGGCAAAATCTCAACGCTTGTGGAGGAGATTGGCGAGAAAAGCTTAGGGGAATTTGAAAATAAAGTGGATATTTTTCGCTATATTAATGAAAGTGTGAGAGAACAGAGTTTTGATAGGATATTTAAAGTGGCTTCTAGTTTTGATATAGAATCTGTTGTGGAGAACTTTGCTATTAAACCCTTTACACCTTTAAGAAATGGTGCTGTAATGGCAAGTTTTGGGGATCATCGTCGCTTTACTTATCAAGGAGAGATTGTTAGTGAGTCTAACCATATGGGATTGGATTTAGCGAGCATTAAGCAAGCCCCTGTTATTTTAAGTAATCCGGGTATTGTAACGCTAAATGAGTTTGTAGGTATTGATGGGAATAGTGTTGTGGTGTATCACGGACTTGGACTATCTACTCTATATGCGCATTTAACAGCTTCTGATGTGAGCGTGGGAGATGTGTTAGAATCTAATGTAAAAATTGCAAACACTGGTAACACAGGACTAGCACTTGGCGATCATTTGCATTTTAGTGTGCTTGTGCAAGGCTATGAAGTGTGGAATGCGGAGTGGATGGATTCAAATTGGATTAAACTTAATATTACTGATGTAATTAATGAAGCAAAGACAATTATCAACCAAATTCAAGGTTCTTAA
- a CDS encoding septum site-determining protein MinC: MVKTRQKNFRAFIFVEGEAQEIIAYIDKNLGLLQSLLLVFTFDLNHNYAELLEYLKQKQLRFVLANSIENLGLDTKAQDIGKLESKNVESKAESKKIESKTQANTLVLNRTIRSGEEIIAKGDLTIFGRINSGAHIQSGGNLQIFGTISGNVFCDGEYMILGEVSEGNVLFGGEIVDKELLKYPRNKVYRKNDSIVVEGL, encoded by the coding sequence ATGGTAAAAACAAGGCAGAAAAATTTTCGTGCGTTTATTTTTGTAGAAGGAGAAGCGCAAGAAATAATTGCTTATATTGATAAAAATTTAGGGCTTTTACAAAGTCTTTTGCTGGTTTTTACTTTTGATTTAAATCATAATTATGCTGAACTTTTGGAGTATTTAAAACAGAAGCAATTAAGGTTTGTTTTAGCAAATAGCATAGAGAATTTAGGGCTTGATACAAAGGCTCAAGATATAGGGAAGTTGGAATCTAAAAATGTGGAATCTAAAGCAGAATCTAAAAAAATAGAATCCAAAACGCAAGCAAACACTCTTGTGCTAAATCGCACAATTAGGAGTGGAGAAGAGATTATTGCAAAGGGGGATTTAACAATTTTTGGGAGAATTAATAGTGGCGCGCATATCCAAAGTGGCGGAAATCTACAAATTTTTGGCACAATTAGTGGTAATGTGTTTTGCGATGGAGAATATATGATTTTAGGTGAAGTGAGTGAGGGTAATGTGCTTTTTGGTGGAGAGATTGTAGATAAAGAGTTGTTAAAATATCCTCGCAATAAAGTATATAGAAAAAATGATTCCATTGTTGTAGAAGGCTTATAA
- a CDS encoding DNA-processing protein DprA, producing the protein MKYCFSEENGKYSRNVLNVLIALRFPGIKSSWIRERYKNDMTTEKLSKEIEKFKEEEINKLNKKIEEINKLNKKIEEINKLNKKIEEIKKFDFNNEMEEIGNLLDNSKEGIRYTAFGDEDFPECRFERIENKNDLPVFLAYEGDLKLLSKNNFNIAVIGILEPTEEIKQLEKEILGEILKYDATIISGLALGCDTIAHKSVSDQNCTIAILPSTLDNILPKENRELASEIVRNKNGLLISEYYKEAENKFEYINRYIKRDRLQALFSDMVILTASYSEKDSKRDKKKDSGSRHAMGKAKDYGIKRAVMYDETIFDDEKFNLNRELIAMKMSIAKLDEQVIMEFNKSDKSKDFKIITKRNVKFIIGSLKKWKEQISTEKPKIKGEQPSLPNLENL; encoded by the coding sequence ATGAAATATTGTTTTAGTGAAGAAAATGGAAAATATAGCCGAAATGTTTTAAATGTCTTAATCGCTCTTAGGTTTCCGGGGATAAAATCATCTTGGATTAGGGAACGCTATAAAAATGATATGACAACTGAAAAATTAAGCAAGGAGATTGAGAAGTTTAAGGAAGAAGAGATTAACAAATTAAACAAGAAGATTGAGGAGATTAACAAATTAAACAAGAAGATTGAGGAGATTAACAAATTAAACAAGAAGATTGAGGAGATTAAGAAATTTGATTTTAATAATGAAATGGAAGAGATTGGGAACTTGTTGGATAATAGTAAAGAAGGCATAAGATACACTGCTTTTGGAGACGAGGATTTTCCTGAATGTCGTTTTGAGAGAATTGAAAATAAGAACGATTTACCTGTATTTTTGGCTTATGAAGGGGATTTAAAATTATTATCAAAAAACAATTTTAATATCGCCGTTATAGGCATTTTGGAACCAACTGAAGAAATTAAGCAACTAGAAAAAGAGATTCTTGGGGAAATTTTAAAGTATGATGCTACTATCATAAGTGGTCTTGCGCTTGGTTGTGATACTATAGCGCATAAGAGTGTTTCTGATCAAAATTGCACAATTGCTATATTGCCTAGCACGCTAGATAATATATTGCCAAAAGAAAATAGAGAGTTAGCAAGTGAGATAGTAAGGAATAAAAATGGGCTTTTAATCAGTGAATATTATAAGGAAGCAGAAAATAAGTTTGAGTATATCAATAGATATATAAAAAGGGATAGGCTGCAGGCGCTCTTTAGTGATATGGTGATTTTGACGGCAAGTTATAGTGAAAAGGATTCTAAGAGGGACAAGAAAAAAGATAGTGGCTCAAGACATGCAATGGGTAAAGCCAAAGATTATGGGATTAAAAGAGCGGTAATGTATGATGAAACAATTTTTGATGATGAGAAGTTTAATTTGAATAGAGAATTGATTGCTATGAAAATGTCAATTGCAAAGCTAGATGAACAAGTCATTATGGAATTTAACAAAAGCGATAAGAGTAAAGATTTTAAGATTATTACCAAAAGAAATGTAAAGTTTATTATTGGATCTTTAAAAAAGTGGAAAGAGCAAATTTCCACTGAAAAGCCAAAAATAAAAGGAGAGCAACCTTCACTTCCTAATCTTGAAAATTTATAG